One Methylocystis iwaonis genomic window, GTAACGCTTACTTGTCCGGTGGCGCCACTTGAACCAGCAATTAACCACGTTACGCTAATTGCGCGTATTGTCGGTCGACCATAATTCCGGCAATTCGGATCAAGGGGACTTATTATGGCGAGAGCTACAACGAAGCGTAAGCCGGCCAAGAAGGCAGCGGCGAAGAAGGGTGCGCGCAAGGCCGCCACCAAGAAGGCGACAACCAAAAAACGCGCGACGAAGAAGACGGCCGCGAAGAAGGGCGCCCGCAAGACCGCCGTGAAGAAGACTGCTCGCAAGGCTGTCCGCAAGGTAGCGACGAAGAAGCGCGCCGCGACCAAGAAGGTGGCGACGAAAAAGCGCGCGACCAAGAAATCGACTGTCAAGAAGTCGACGGTCAAGAAGGCGGCCGCCAAGAAGCGCGCTCCCCGCAAGGTGAAGATCGCTCCGCCGGAAACGCCGACCGAAGGCGCCGCCTAAAGGCGTGTTCGTCATGCGCGATCGGAAGAGGGTCGCGCGTCACGAATGCGTTTTTTGCGCAAGATCGCAATCGCCCGGGCGCGCGTTTTATCGCGCGGCCCGGGCGAAGTTGTTTTTGCGGCCAGCTTTCGGCGCTCAGCGCGTCAGACATTCTGTCGCGAATTCGCGCCACAGCGGCTGAGCGGCGCGCGACGCGCGCTTGTGCTTTTCCCATTCCTCGGCGCAGATGCGCATGCGTTCGCGCGCGGCGCGCGGCAGCATGGGCGGCGGCGTCGACGTATCGACCGGCGGCAGCGGCGCCAATGGGGCGCCCGCATCGGCTGGCGGCGCCGCCGGCGGTTGCTTCACGACGCCTTGGGGCGTCGTGGGCGTCGACGGTTTCGCTGTTCCCGGTTTCGTCGCCGGCGACTTCTGTACGGCAGTCGCAGGCGCCTTGGGCTTCGCCGCCTGACTCTTCGGCTGACGGGGCGCAGCAGGCTGCGTGGGCTGCGTCTGCTGCGCAAATGCCGGCGCGGCTGCAAGGAGGCTGGCACCGAGAATGGCGCAACGAAAAATGGCGGCGGGACTGGTGGAGAGCGTTGGCCGGAGGCGTTCCACGGCGATCATTGCATGTTCCAATGCGCGCAAGGCTCACGCGCCATATCTGTCTATAGCGGAGTCGAATGGCGCCGTCCCGCGTGATAAGGCGTCCGCGACAAGAGGAGGCATGAATGACGGACAGGGAGATTTCTTCGACGCGGCTGCCGCTGGTTCAGCGACCCCGGCGCAATCGCAAAAGCGATTGGTCGCGCCGCCTCGTGCGCGAGACCACGCTCGACGCCTCCGATCTCATCTGGCCGATTTTCGTGATCGAAGGCGAGGGCCGGCGAGAACCCGTTTCTTCCATGCCCGGCGTTTTTCGGCAGTCGATCGATCTTGCCGCGCAGGCGGTCGCAGAGGCCGCCGCGCTCGGCGTGCCGGCGGTGGCGCTTTTTCCCAACACCGATCCGAAGCTGCGCGACGAGAAGGCGAGCGTCGCGCTCGATCCGAATAATCTCGTTTGCCGGGCCTGTCGCGCCATCAAGGAAACGGCGCCCGACATCGGCGTCATCACCGACGTCGCGCTCGATCCTTACACGAGTCACGGCCACGACGGGCTTCTCTCGGGCGACGAAATCCTCAACGACGAGACCGTCGCCGTGCTCGCGGCGCAAGCCGTGACGCAAGCGCGCGCCGGGGCGGACATCATCGCGCCTTCCGACATGATGGACGGGCGCGTCGGCGCCATCCGCTCGGCGCTCGACGCTGAAGGCTTTCAGAATGTACAGATCATGAGCTACGCCGCGAAATATGCCTCGGCGTTCTACGGACCGTTCCGCGACGCGATCGGCACCAACAAGACGTTGCGCGGCGACAAGCGCGCCTATCAGATGGACCCGGCCAATACCGACGAAGCGTTGCGCGAGGTGGCGCTCGATCTGGAGCAGGGCGCCGATATGGTGATGGTGAAGCCAGGCATGCCTTATCTCGACATCGTGCATCGCATCGCGGAGACCTTTCACACGCCGACCTTCGCGTATCAGGTCTCCGGCGAATATGCGATGATCATGGCCGCCGGGCAAAACGGCTGGCTCGACGAGGAGCGCGCGATGATGGAGAGCCTGCTCGCTTTCAAGCGCGCGGGCGCGGCTGGCGTGCTCACCTATTTCGCGCCGCGCGCGGCAGAGCTTTTGCGGGACGCGAAATGAGGATCAGGCGGCGCGATCGCGCAGATCGCGCACGCGGTCGTGGTTTTCCCGCACGCCGCGATATTGCCGATCGATGATTGCGTGCACGCGCGGCGGAAGCGGCTTGGCGACGGCGATCTCATACGCAGATTTGGCGACGTCTTCGCCGCGCTCGACCTCTTCCAGTATCGCTTTGTCGCTCCGCGCGGTGACGAAGGATTTGAGATTGGTCCAGAGTCGATGCAGCGCGCCCGTGATGGAGCTCGACTGCGCCGGCGTGCCGCCGAGCTGCGCGATCTCCGACTCGAGCTCGCGCGCGCCGGTCGCGCAGCGTTGGGCCGCGCTCTGGAAGACGGTTTTGAGCTGAGGGTCGCGCGCTTGCTCGGCCGCGGTGAGAAAGCCTTTCTCGCCGTCGCGGCTGATCTCGACGAGATTGTTGAGCGTCTGAATGACTTCTTTGTTTTCCATCGCGCGCCTCCTGCCGTTGGGTCTCGCGTGCGACGGAAACAAGAGGCGAGAGGCTTTGTTCCGGCGATCAGCGCGCCGCGCGCCGGGAGCCTCGATCGTCTCGCGCCAATCTCTGCATTCGCGCGCGCCGCTCCTCTGGCGAAGCCGATCAGCGTCTCGGGAGCCGCGCGCAGGCCAGGGCAGGGCGCGAACGGGGCGCCGTCGGGAAACCAGAGCGGTCCCGTCTGGTCGTCCGGGCGTTTCGGCGCCGAACGGGGTTGCCAAAGCCTGCCGCGCGTGGTTTGCCTGTTCGCCAAAGACGGCGCTTGATCGCCGTCATGCGCCAACCTCTCCGGTTCAGCCCCGACGATGATGAGACGCCTGCTGCTCCCCGTTGTTGCAATGGGCCTGGCCCAGACGGCGCCGGCGCGCGCCGATTTTCGCCTGTGCAACAACACGAATGTCAGGGTGAGCGTCGCAATTGCCTATACGGACGGGAAAAACTGGCTTTCGGAAGGCTGGTGGAACCTGAGGCCCACCATCTGCGAGACCCTGCTGCGCGGGCCCCTCGCCGCGCAATTTTACTATGTCTATGCGATGGACGAGCGCGGCGGCGAGTGGAAGGGCAAGGCCTTCATGTGCACCCGCGACCGCGAATTCCGAATCGACGGACGCGAGGATTGCTTCGCACGAGGTTTCGAGCGGACGGGTTTCTTCGAGATCGACACCGGACGAGACGCCAAAAGCTGGACGGTGCAGCTCACCGATCCAAACGCCGCGCCGTCCGCCCAATGACATAGAGCCGCGCTATAGCGGACACGACAAAAGGATTCAGGAACGAAAATGAGAAGGCTCAGGCGGACCAAGATCATCGCGACGCTCGGACCGGCGACGGTCGACAAGGCGGTCATCGCCGGTCTCGTGCGCGCGGGCGCCGACGTATTCCGCATCAACATGAGCCACACCGACCATGCGGCTCTCGCCAATTACGTCCGCGTCATCCGCGAGATCGAGGCGGAGATGTCGCAGGCGATCGGCATTCTGGTCGATCTCCAGGGCCCGAAGCTGCGCATCGGCGCTTTCGAGGAGGGCTCCGTCCATCTGCGTAAGGGCGACGTTTTCATCCTCGACTCCGACCCCACCCCCGGGGACGTCACGCGCGTGCGTCTGCCGCATCCTGAAATCCTCGCGGCGCTCAAAGTGGGCGACACCGTGCTGATCGACGACGGCCGCGTGCGGATGCATGTGGTCGAGGCTGCGCCGGACCGCGCCCACGCCGTTGTTGACGTCGCGGGCCGGCTCTCCAACCGCAAGGGCGTGAGCCTGCCCGATACCGAAATCCCGATCACCTCGATGACCACGAAGGACCGCGCCGATCTCGACGCGGCGCTGGAGCAGGGCATCGATTGGGTCGCCATCTCCTTCGTCCAGCGGGCGGAGGACGTGGTCGAGGTGAAGCGGATCACCAAGGGACGCGCCCTTGTGATGGCCAAGATCGAAAAGCCGCAGGCGATCCACCGCCTCGACGAGGTGATCGAGGTCTCCGACGCGCTGATGGTGGCGCGCGGCGATCTTGGCGTCGAGGTGCCGCTCGAGCGCGTGCCGGGGCTGCAAAAGCGCATCAACCGCTCGGCGCGCCGGCTCGGCAAGCCGGTCGTCATCGCGACCCAGATGCTGGAGTCGATGATCCTGTCGCCGCTGCCGACGCGCGCCGAGGTCTCGGATGTGGCCACGGCGGTCTTCGAGGGCGCCGACGCCGTGATGCTTTCGGCGGAGAGCGCCGCCGGCCAATATCCGCAGGACGCCGTCGCGACCATGAGCCGCATCGCGGAAGAGGTCGAGACGGATGCGGTGTTCCGCTCGATCATCAACGCTCAGCGCGGCGAGCTGGCCAATCCGACCTATGCCGACGCCATTGCCGTGGCGGCGCGCGACGTCGCGCAGACGCTGCACTCGAAGGCGATATGCGCCTGGACGTCGTCGGGCACGACAGCCCTGCGCATCGCCCGCGAACGTCCGCAATCGCCGATCCTGGCCCTGACGCCGAAGCGCGACACCGCGCGGCGGCTGGCGCTGGTCTGGGGCGTTCACGCGCTCGAGACGCGCGACGCCACGGACATCGAGGATATGGTGAAGCGCGCCTGCGAATATTCCAAGGGCGAGGGTTTCGGCGAGGACGGCGACCGCGTCATCATCGTCGCCGGCATGCCGTTCGGCTCACCCGGCGCGACCAATATGATTCGCATCGCGCATCTGGGCGAAGAGGCGGCGATCCCCGACGAGGACGCTCCCTGATCGGAAGAAGGGCCGCCTATTCCGCGGCCCGCCACTCCATCATGATCGTCTTGCGGCCTGAGAGCGTGTTGGCGCCGCGGCCGATCTCGGCGAAGCCGCGGCGCTCGTAGAAACGGATCGCGCGCATATTGTCCGCATTGACGTCGAGACGTATGACACCCTGCGACAGCGCGCGGGCGGCCGCCATCAGCGCGTCCGCATAGCCGTCGCCCTGATAGGCGGGACCAACGCAAATCTGGTCGAGCCAGCCGGTTTCGGGGTCGATCACGACAAATCCCGCGAGCGGCCCTCCGTCCTCAGCGAAAATGCAGAGGGTGGCGGCGCCCTTCGCCTCCAGCGCTGCGATTTGCTGCGTCAGCCAATCCCGCCGGGCGTCGAAATCGATCTCCGGATAGGCCGCGCGCCAAGAGGCGACCCAAAGATCGAGCATCTCAGCCAGATCGGCGTCCTCGCGACGGCGCAGGCGCGGCGCGGGCGGCGCGCAGGCCGCCGCGTCCGGACCCGGGCAGGCGCTCACGCCTTCCTCATCACGTCGAGAAGCTGGCGGTGGATCGCCTCGTTGCCGACGCAGATTTCGCCCTTGGTCAGCATGTCGGACCCGCCCGAGAGGTCGCTCACGAAGCCGCCGGCCTCGCGCACGAGCACAATGCCCGCCGCGACATCCCAGGAATTGATGCCGCGCTCCCAATAGCCATCGAAACGGCCGCAGGCGACATTGGCGAGATCCATGGCGGCGGCGCCCATGCGGCGGATATTGCCGATCTTGGCCATGCCGGCCGAAAGCTCCTTCTTGAAGGATTCATGGTCGCGCGCGCGGGCGAGGGGCGGGATGCCGCAGGCGACCATCGACTCCGCCAGAGACCGGCGCGCGGCGACGCGCATGCGCCGATTATTGAAATAGGCGCCCTGGCCCTTTTCGGCGACAAACATCTCGTCCGTCGCGGGATTATAGACCAGCCCGGCGACGAGCTGCCCGTCGCGCTCCAGAGCCACCGAGACGGCGAAGACGGGGACGCCGTGCAGGAAGTTCGACGTGCCGTCGAGCGGATCGATGTGCCAGGTGTGGCTTTTGTCCGAGCCTTCGACCGTCCCGCCTTCCTCCATGATGAAGCCATAGCCGGGGCGGGCCTTGGACAACTCCTCGAAAAGGGTCTTCTCGGCGCGCTTGTCGGCGGCGGAAACGAAGTCCCCCGGTCCCTTCACCGACACCTGGAGATTTTCGACTTCGCCGAAATCTCGCTTCAGGCCGCGGCCGGCCTTGATGGCGGCGGCGGTCATCACATTCATCAAAGCGGAGCGAATCATCGGAAGAAGCCTCGGGGCGCGCAGGGGGGAGCCACGACATGCCTTTCGCTGGTCCATACGTCAAGCATTTGCGAGGGATTAGCATGGGGGCTGGCAGGGTCTTAACTGTGTGTTAAGCATTTTAGTCAAATTCTTTACATAATCGCGTTTGAACGGAGCATCGCCGATGGCGAACATGGACGTCGATTTCGGAATGACGCGTCACGATCGGCCTCAGGCCATGATTGCGCTCTATCGTTCCGCGCTCCGCAGCCAGCCCCCGGCTTTTCGGCAGCCGAAAGCGACGCCGAAATATACGCGTATCGACGCCGGCCAATTTCTCCGGACGGTTGTTCTTCTCGCCCTCTGCTTTGGCGCTTTGCAGCTCCCGCGCGCCGAAAAGGCGCAGCACGAAAAGCTCGACGCCACTGCGTTTTTCATGCGCTAGCGCGTTCTCCGTTCGCAATCATGCGAGCGATGAGGACGTGCGCGGATTTATAAAGGCTGGAGCGCTTTCTCTCCGCAAAAGTCTATCAATTTTTGAGGAGAGAGTGCGCGCTACTCATTGCAAGTGATTGATTTATCGAAGGCGCCTCTCGCGTCGAACGAGCTTTGCCTATGGTGAATCCGGTGTAGCGCCGGGGCGCTTTTTATCGCCGTGGAATAGGCGTCACTGTTAAGGTTAAAAAACGCTTAAGCAAGCGCGTCTCTGTCAATTGAGCTAAGGTCCCATATATCGAATTTCGCCGGGGCTCGAAGACCGGCATGGGCGTGAGCGTATCATGGGTCGTGTAAGTGACAGTCGGGGTGAACAGAATCAGCCCGTATCCTTCGTCGAAAAGCTCGCGGGCTCCGAAGCTTTCGGCATGATGTTCAGAGAAGGCATGGGCCTCGTGGAAGAGGCGGCGGCCTATCTCGACGGCGCGGGCCGCGACGAAGCGAAAGAGCTGCCGCGCACCGAAGCGCTGGCCTATGCCGCCGAAAGCATGCGGCTGACGACCCGTTTGATGCAGATCGCCTCGTGGCTCCTCTTGCAGCGCGCGGTGAACCAAGGCGAACTCACCCGCAGCCAGGCGGCAAGCGACCGGCATCGCGTCAAGCTGCACCAGCAGGAGCTGGCGTCGGCGCCGGATGTCTTCCAGCGCCTCCCGCAGCGTCTGCGCGACCTCGCGCTGCATTCGCTGCGCCTGCAGGCCCGGATCATCCACCTCGATCAGTTGATTTACGCCGGCCCCGAGGCTGCGCCCGCCAATGCGACGCCCGCGCCAAGCCCGGTCCAGGAGCAACTGGCCAAGCTGCGCGACGCTTTCGCCCAATAGAGAAGCCGGCTCCGCCAGATCGACGTGGGGTCGACGCCCCTCGCGCTTCGAGACGGCTGCTGCGCAGCCTCCTCAGCATGAGGGGCTTCTGCATCTAGGCCAAACACTTAGGCCTCATCCTGAGGAGCGAGCGAAGCTCGCGTCTCGAAGGACGAGGCCGCCTCGGTAGGTTTGTCGAAATTCCGGCGGCGGGACGGCAGTCCCGCCGTTTTTATTTTTGGGATCAAAAGAAAAACGCCGGAGCGGCAGGGCGCTCCGGCGTTTGATCTGTCTAAATAGACGCAGGCAGAAGCTTACTTCTTGCCGAAGCTCAGGCCGCCGAAGCGCGAGTTGAAGCGGGAGAGACGGCCGCCGCGGTCGAGGAGCTGGGCCGAGCCGCCGGTCCAGGCCGGATGGGTCTTGGGATCGATGTCGAGATTCATCGTGTCCCCTTCCTTGCCCCAGGTCGAGCGCGTCAAATATTCGCTGCCGTCGGTCATCACCACCTTGATGGTGTGATAGTCGGGGTGGATTTCGTTTTTCATCGAACGCGTCCTTCCTGCGATTTGAAACGGTCACGACCCCGAGACGCCTGTCGGCGCGGGGCGGCCGGTCGAAGCTGACGATTTGGTGCGCTCATAGCGCAATGCTTGGTCGTCGGCAAGGTTTCCGGGCAAAAAAGCGGCGGCTCAACCTAGCTCCCGCCCTGCATGAGCATATCGGGGTCACTCAGGCTCTCGCCAATCGCTTCGTCGACATATTTAAAGAGCGCGAGATCGTCGGCGAGAAGGTCGTTCACGATGCCGATCTTTGCGAGAGATTCGGCCAAAGTCTTCACGCTCTGGAAAAAGACGGGCTCTTCGTCCCCGAAAATGTTCGCCCCGGCGGCGGCTGTCACGAGATCCTTGAAAAGCGGGAAGCGCTCGCGCGTGCCGACGACGTCGAAGTCCGCCAGGGCGTCGAGCGCTCGGGAAACATTGGCGTTCTTGGGCATTTCATCGACGTCGCAGCCAAAGACTTTGGTCATCGGGCTCATGAGCTCGCGGCGTTGTTGCTCGGTCGTGCCACGAAACGCGCTGGTCAGGGCCTTCTGATCGTTGAAGGGCAGGTTGGCGGCGAATTCGAGAAGGGACTTCACGCCGGTCGTATAGCCGGCGAAGGAGGAGTCGGCGCTTCCCTCCTTGACGAGGAAGTTCAGGAAATAAAGCCGCTCCGCCAGCTCCTCATGCGGCTCGCGCAGCAGGGCCATCCGCAGATAGCCCTTTTCTTTCAGAAGGTCGTTGTAGCGCAGCAGCAGGGATCGACCCGAGATGAAAATGGACTTGCAGAAGGGGTTGGCGATGAGCGCGATGGTCGTTTCGAGACCGTTGCGCTCGGAATTGAAGTAGCTGAGGCTGAATCGATTGTTGATTTCCTGCAGGATACGGCGCTGTGGAATGAGCGTGCAGTCGAACAGGAATATTTTGCGCTCGACGTGGTCCGGCTGAAACCGCCGGTAGATTGGCAGATGGTTGTCGCCTTCGATGATCTCGACCTCGGGCAGATGCGCGAGGTCGGGCACGATATCCGGGCCGATGGAGAAGCCGCATTGACCCGTCGAATGGAGGCCGAAGTCGCGGATGTCGGCTCTGAGCAAATTTGCCGAGATCTCGATGTCATCGCGTCCGGGGATCGAAATAATGAATTTCGGTATCTCCGACGGATTATCCGGCGCGAGCCAACCTACGATCTG contains:
- the pyk gene encoding pyruvate kinase, producing MRRLRRTKIIATLGPATVDKAVIAGLVRAGADVFRINMSHTDHAALANYVRVIREIEAEMSQAIGILVDLQGPKLRIGAFEEGSVHLRKGDVFILDSDPTPGDVTRVRLPHPEILAALKVGDTVLIDDGRVRMHVVEAAPDRAHAVVDVAGRLSNRKGVSLPDTEIPITSMTTKDRADLDAALEQGIDWVAISFVQRAEDVVEVKRITKGRALVMAKIEKPQAIHRLDEVIEVSDALMVARGDLGVEVPLERVPGLQKRINRSARRLGKPVVIATQMLESMILSPLPTRAEVSDVATAVFEGADAVMLSAESAAGQYPQDAVATMSRIAEEVETDAVFRSIINAQRGELANPTYADAIAVAARDVAQTLHSKAICAWTSSGTTALRIARERPQSPILALTPKRDTARRLALVWGVHALETRDATDIEDMVKRACEYSKGEGFGEDGDRVIIVAGMPFGSPGATNMIRIAHLGEEAAIPDEDAP
- the hemB gene encoding porphobilinogen synthase, producing MTDREISSTRLPLVQRPRRNRKSDWSRRLVRETTLDASDLIWPIFVIEGEGRREPVSSMPGVFRQSIDLAAQAVAEAAALGVPAVALFPNTDPKLRDEKASVALDPNNLVCRACRAIKETAPDIGVITDVALDPYTSHGHDGLLSGDEILNDETVAVLAAQAVTQARAGADIIAPSDMMDGRVGAIRSALDAEGFQNVQIMSYAAKYASAFYGPFRDAIGTNKTLRGDKRAYQMDPANTDEALREVALDLEQGADMVMVKPGMPYLDIVHRIAETFHTPTFAYQVSGEYAMIMAAGQNGWLDEERAMMESLLAFKRAGAAGVLTYFAPRAAELLRDAK
- a CDS encoding DUF1036 domain-containing protein codes for the protein MMRRLLLPVVAMGLAQTAPARADFRLCNNTNVRVSVAIAYTDGKNWLSEGWWNLRPTICETLLRGPLAAQFYYVYAMDERGGEWKGKAFMCTRDREFRIDGREDCFARGFERTGFFEIDTGRDAKSWTVQLTDPNAAPSAQ
- a CDS encoding PA2169 family four-helix-bundle protein, encoding MENKEVIQTLNNLVEISRDGEKGFLTAAEQARDPQLKTVFQSAAQRCATGARELESEIAQLGGTPAQSSSITGALHRLWTNLKSFVTARSDKAILEEVERGEDVAKSAYEIAVAKPLPPRVHAIIDRQYRGVRENHDRVRDLRDRAA
- the rpmE gene encoding 50S ribosomal protein L31, producing the protein MKNEIHPDYHTIKVVMTDGSEYLTRSTWGKEGDTMNLDIDPKTHPAWTGGSAQLLDRGGRLSRFNSRFGGLSFGKK
- a CDS encoding GNAT family N-acetyltransferase, which produces MSACPGPDAAACAPPAPRLRRREDADLAEMLDLWVASWRAAYPEIDFDARRDWLTQQIAALEAKGAATLCIFAEDGGPLAGFVVIDPETGWLDQICVGPAYQGDGYADALMAAARALSQGVIRLDVNADNMRAIRFYERRGFAEIGRGANTLSGRKTIMMEWRAAE
- a CDS encoding inositol monophosphatase family protein; this translates as MIRSALMNVMTAAAIKAGRGLKRDFGEVENLQVSVKGPGDFVSAADKRAEKTLFEELSKARPGYGFIMEEGGTVEGSDKSHTWHIDPLDGTSNFLHGVPVFAVSVALERDGQLVAGLVYNPATDEMFVAEKGQGAYFNNRRMRVAARRSLAESMVACGIPPLARARDHESFKKELSAGMAKIGNIRRMGAAAMDLANVACGRFDGYWERGINSWDVAAGIVLVREAGGFVSDLSGGSDMLTKGEICVGNEAIHRQLLDVMRKA
- a CDS encoding DUF1465 family protein; this encodes MGRVSDSRGEQNQPVSFVEKLAGSEAFGMMFREGMGLVEEAAAYLDGAGRDEAKELPRTEALAYAAESMRLTTRLMQIASWLLLQRAVNQGELTRSQAASDRHRVKLHQQELASAPDVFQRLPQRLRDLALHSLRLQARIIHLDQLIYAGPEAAPANATPAPSPVQEQLAKLRDAFAQ